The following proteins come from a genomic window of Rhodohalobacter sp. 614A:
- a CDS encoding sigma-70 family RNA polymerase sigma factor has product MKIEEVTERLTEISNGSQEAYNKLFPVVYDRLRHLAYTQIGRISASPAEHTWSKTGLVHEVYLKMVRHDQIDWKGRTHFFAVASHSMRQILIDHARKMSRQKRGGDKKEITFIDEIMKAEFQAEELIQIDGALNKLNDYDERLAKIVELRFFGEMNFEDIAEVMNLSPRTVYRDWAVARGWLYKELKKQLI; this is encoded by the coding sequence ATGAAAATAGAAGAAGTAACAGAACGGTTGACCGAGATAAGTAACGGTTCACAAGAAGCTTACAACAAACTGTTTCCCGTTGTATATGACCGTCTCCGCCACTTGGCCTACACTCAGATAGGCCGGATTTCGGCTTCGCCAGCGGAACATACCTGGTCCAAAACCGGGCTTGTACATGAAGTGTATCTTAAGATGGTACGCCACGACCAGATAGACTGGAAAGGCAGAACACACTTCTTTGCTGTTGCCTCACACTCCATGCGGCAAATCCTCATTGATCACGCCCGAAAAATGAGTCGACAAAAACGAGGTGGAGATAAAAAAGAGATTACTTTTATCGATGAAATAATGAAGGCAGAGTTTCAAGCCGAAGAGTTAATCCAGATTGATGGAGCTCTTAACAAACTGAACGATTATGACGAACGATTGGCAAAAATTGTGGAACTACGCTTTTTCGGAGAAATGAATTTTGAGGACATCGCTGAAGTCATGAATCTTTCCCCCCGAACAGTGTATCGGGATTGGGCAGTAGCCCGGGGTTGGCTCTATAAAGAGCTCAAAAAACAATTAATCTGA
- a CDS encoding OmpA family protein: protein MHRIINTPLQNTFWFTALFSGFLFLISCSITEDANAQDEAESGNNISTSYGFTPGSRVLFEDDFSDTPIGDFPHRMTFRNGSMEVVNWDDQKVFQLQEGCQFEIPLPETLPDRFTLEFDIHDSKSSVDTGWTAIYFAEPAARGFYPNRPGGPPFLRFAHFHGSGLHATNSNQISGVYNSGGTGNTHPALAEDLMHVEVQVDGEAIKVYANQERIVNVPNADLGRHNAITVLCDARADPTYIDNIRVAAGGMDLYSSLESEGRVATRGILFETGSDRIQPGSAATLEEILGMLRQHADLRLRIEGHTDNVGNTSSNQELSQSRAEAVRDYLVEQGIDASRLEAIGMGEEHPVADNNTEAGREQNRRVELVRL from the coding sequence ATGCATAGAATAATCAATACCCCATTACAAAATACTTTTTGGTTTACAGCCCTGTTTTCAGGATTTCTGTTTCTTATAAGCTGTTCAATTACAGAGGATGCTAACGCACAGGATGAGGCGGAATCTGGAAATAACATCTCGACGAGCTATGGCTTTACACCGGGCAGCCGCGTTCTCTTTGAAGACGATTTTTCCGACACTCCCATTGGCGATTTTCCGCATCGTATGACCTTTAGAAATGGCTCAATGGAAGTCGTTAACTGGGATGATCAAAAAGTCTTTCAACTCCAGGAGGGGTGCCAGTTCGAAATCCCACTGCCGGAAACTTTGCCCGACAGATTCACCCTCGAGTTCGATATTCACGACTCCAAAAGCTCCGTTGATACAGGCTGGACAGCCATCTACTTTGCGGAACCGGCTGCCCGCGGCTTCTATCCCAATCGACCGGGCGGACCGCCGTTTCTCCGGTTCGCTCATTTTCACGGGTCAGGCTTGCATGCCACAAATTCGAACCAAATTTCAGGGGTTTATAACAGCGGAGGAACGGGTAATACACATCCGGCTCTGGCTGAAGATCTGATGCATGTTGAGGTGCAGGTAGACGGCGAGGCAATCAAAGTATATGCTAATCAGGAGCGAATCGTGAATGTACCGAACGCAGATTTGGGCCGCCATAATGCGATTACAGTTTTGTGTGATGCCAGGGCAGATCCCACATATATCGACAACATTCGGGTGGCGGCAGGTGGTATGGACCTTTACAGTTCCTTAGAATCTGAGGGACGTGTAGCTACGAGAGGTATTCTTTTTGAGACGGGGAGTGATCGCATTCAACCTGGTTCTGCAGCAACACTTGAAGAGATTCTCGGAATGCTCAGGCAGCATGCTGATCTGCGGTTACGTATTGAAGGACATACCGATAATGTTGGTAATACATCATCCAACCAGGAGCTTAGTCAGAGCCGGGCGGAAGCCGTTCGCGATTACCTCGTGGAACAAGGCATTGATGCTTCCCGTCTCGAAGCCATCGGTATGGGTGAAGAACATCCAGTTGCGGACAACAATACGGAAGCCGGGCGCGAACAGAACCGTCGTGTGGAATTGGTTCGCCTGTAG
- a CDS encoding DUF3570 domain-containing protein, translated as MIRFSFILTFLLALVNLSSADAQDTCYLGSWEFDAAYTYENGEYSPGGSMASMPIEFTQATGSAFLTFDNEGDFTYTFDSWSATFQSNTGPITTEVRVNLHGDVWGRYSPSGDTFLTMFMSGDGVPEPNIESSTVIILAGRSMDGPDNFESFFGPQTFGVEYRCEGDFLYINGESGGGAFRNSRYMRVN; from the coding sequence ATGATTCGTTTTAGCTTTATCCTGACTTTTCTTCTTGCACTTGTGAACCTGTCATCAGCTGATGCGCAAGATACTTGTTATCTGGGCTCATGGGAGTTCGATGCCGCATATACTTACGAAAACGGAGAGTATAGTCCAGGCGGTTCTATGGCCAGTATGCCAATAGAGTTTACGCAGGCTACCGGCAGTGCATTTCTTACATTCGATAATGAAGGTGATTTTACCTATACCTTCGACAGTTGGTCGGCCACCTTTCAAAGCAACACGGGCCCTATTACAACAGAGGTCCGGGTAAATCTGCATGGCGATGTCTGGGGACGTTACAGTCCGTCCGGCGATACATTTCTTACTATGTTTATGAGTGGGGATGGCGTACCAGAACCTAACATTGAATCCTCTACAGTGATCATCCTGGCCGGCCGATCTATGGATGGTCCCGACAATTTCGAGAGCTTTTTCGGGCCGCAAACTTTTGGCGTGGAATACCGCTGTGAAGGCGATTTTCTTTACATCAATGGAGAAAGCGGGGGAGGTGCCTTCAGAAACAGCCGGTATATGCGGGTGAATTGA
- a CDS encoding collagen-like triple helix repeat-containing protein — protein sequence MKIKRTILFVLPIMIGLICFSCEGPEGPAGPQGLQGEAGEPGPEGSQGEPGTANVIYSEWIDSEWTEYTAREWQMLIEDSNISVDFSNNGGTVLVYRRNGPLDDAWIYPLPSGSAYPVTFAIDPVNTTLLIAVESSCCDIPSWFHDVQFRYVLIPGGVLTNGKQAKLDLTDYQAVKAFYGIPD from the coding sequence ATGAAAATAAAACGAACAATTCTATTTGTACTTCCGATAATGATAGGTCTTATATGTTTCTCTTGTGAAGGGCCGGAAGGTCCGGCGGGTCCGCAAGGTTTACAAGGAGAGGCAGGAGAGCCAGGTCCGGAGGGATCCCAGGGCGAGCCCGGAACCGCCAACGTCATCTATTCTGAATGGATTGATAGTGAATGGACGGAATACACTGCAAGAGAATGGCAAATGTTAATAGAGGATTCCAACATTTCTGTGGATTTTTCCAACAATGGTGGTACGGTGCTGGTATACAGGAGAAACGGTCCGTTGGATGATGCCTGGATTTACCCGCTCCCAAGTGGAAGTGCATACCCGGTAACTTTTGCCATTGATCCTGTAAATACTACCCTGCTCATTGCAGTGGAGTCATCATGTTGTGACATTCCCAGTTGGTTTCATGATGTGCAATTTCGGTATGTGCTGATTCCTGGCGGCGTACTGACGAATGGTAAACAGGCAAAGCTGGATCTGACAGATTACCAAGCCGTAAAAGCCTTTTATGGCATTCCGGACTAA
- a CDS encoding collagen-like protein, whose amino-acid sequence MMIINRTTLFVFLIIIALAGFSCEGPVGPAGSEGLTGPEGPQGEKGDPGSVDIIYSDWSQLDWNLNDSSTYLYHKMEVNELTEEFIESGGVLLMYIKFENHIYPIPFSGGNDYINYNISIPGNLMISVGTYDGSGVEAFLKEGEYRYILIPGGVLANGIQGKLDLTDYNSVKAYHGIPD is encoded by the coding sequence ATGATGATAATAAATCGAACAACTTTATTTGTATTTCTGATAATTATAGCATTGGCTGGTTTCTCCTGTGAAGGCCCGGTCGGACCAGCTGGCTCCGAAGGTCTAACTGGTCCCGAAGGCCCGCAGGGAGAAAAAGGAGACCCGGGCTCAGTGGATATTATTTATTCAGATTGGTCTCAATTGGATTGGAATTTAAATGATAGCTCTACCTATTTGTATCATAAAATGGAAGTAAATGAGCTTACAGAGGAGTTTATAGAAAGTGGCGGAGTTCTACTCATGTATATCAAGTTTGAAAACCATATATATCCTATCCCTTTTTCAGGTGGAAATGATTACATCAATTATAATATTTCCATACCGGGCAATCTTATGATATCTGTTGGTACCTATGATGGTTCAGGTGTTGAGGCCTTCTTGAAAGAAGGAGAATATCGCTATATACTCATTCCCGGCGGCGTGCTGGCGAATGGCATCCAGGGAAAGCTGGATCTGACGGATTACAACTCTGTGAAAGCCTATCATGGCATTCCGGATTGA
- a CDS encoding dienelactone hydrolase family protein — protein MKSLFIILASFLLTTGLMAQDYAIEQLENSPRHHEWVEVEYDGRTVHSFVAYPETNEETLAVIVIHENRGLNEWARSFTDQVAAAGYIAIAPDLLSEFSEEYTKTSDFSTSDGAREALYNLDPEQITQDLKAVQEYILSVPASNGNVVVAGFCWGGSQSFRFATNDDVPEAFMVFYGSAPEDAAAVQNISAPVYGFYGENDQRINSGIPYIQKMMEESGKTYEYEIYDGAGHAFMRAGDDPNADPASKNARNAAWERLKNLLSEID, from the coding sequence ATGAAATCACTTTTCATCATACTTGCCAGCTTTCTGCTTACAACCGGATTAATGGCGCAGGATTATGCCATCGAACAACTGGAAAATTCACCTCGCCATCATGAATGGGTGGAAGTGGAATATGACGGCCGTACCGTTCACAGTTTTGTAGCCTATCCAGAAACCAATGAAGAGACGTTAGCCGTAATCGTCATCCACGAAAACCGGGGTTTGAATGAGTGGGCGCGTAGCTTTACAGACCAGGTTGCCGCTGCCGGTTACATTGCCATTGCTCCCGACCTCCTCTCAGAGTTTAGTGAGGAATACACAAAAACATCAGATTTTTCTACATCTGATGGAGCCCGCGAGGCGCTCTACAACCTCGATCCCGAGCAAATCACGCAAGATCTCAAAGCCGTACAGGAATATATTTTAAGTGTACCCGCATCCAACGGTAACGTGGTTGTTGCCGGTTTTTGCTGGGGCGGATCTCAATCATTCCGCTTTGCCACAAATGATGATGTGCCCGAAGCATTTATGGTTTTCTATGGCTCCGCTCCGGAAGATGCTGCGGCTGTACAAAATATCAGCGCACCGGTCTACGGATTTTACGGAGAAAATGATCAGCGCATCAATTCAGGCATACCATACATCCAAAAGATGATGGAGGAGTCCGGTAAAACATACGAGTATGAAATCTATGATGGAGCCGGCCATGCTTTTATGCGTGCCGGTGATGATCCAAATGCTGACCCGGCAAGCAAAAACGCCCGGAATGCCGCTTGGGAGCGATTGAAAAATCTGCTTTCTGAGATTGATTGA
- a CDS encoding PorV/PorQ family protein: MKRAFLPFIKFLHSFHRSVLARSELIASITLTIVFIFISIPKSYAQDTGSGLDFLNIGPSSRMLSISEATTAANLGPSAIYSNPSLLALENRSSLDASYTLWIANVNNQFAAMNFVRNDRAFAFGVYSSGSNGFEARDRPGPSAGEFSIRYLSLSGAVAQRLGPFSIGVTGQYLREEVFQFRASGYAFNLGLTSTFLDDKIRAAVAVKNLGNMDSLDEESTSLPSSLNVGASASLIQFSTPGENDLPVLLSIIADWSQPIKENPSSDFIENNEDEGYFSLAMDVNIGDLLFVQGGYRWGPTERPFSVGLGLAIESVRVNYALVPFSTGFGTVHSFGVQYYF; encoded by the coding sequence ATGAAAAGAGCATTTTTACCATTCATAAAATTTCTACACTCGTTCCACCGCTCTGTGTTGGCAAGGTCTGAGTTGATAGCCTCCATAACATTGACAATCGTCTTTATTTTCATTTCAATCCCAAAAAGTTATGCCCAGGATACCGGAAGCGGTCTCGATTTCCTGAATATCGGTCCATCTTCGCGGATGCTATCTATATCCGAGGCAACGACTGCTGCCAACCTGGGGCCATCTGCCATTTATTCCAATCCATCTCTACTGGCTTTAGAAAACCGATCCAGCCTGGACGCCAGTTATACTCTTTGGATCGCCAATGTAAACAACCAGTTTGCGGCTATGAATTTTGTTCGGAACGACCGGGCGTTTGCATTCGGTGTCTATTCATCGGGCAGTAACGGTTTTGAAGCCAGAGATCGCCCCGGGCCATCCGCCGGCGAATTTTCCATTCGCTATCTTTCACTTTCAGGAGCTGTTGCTCAACGATTGGGGCCTTTCTCCATCGGCGTTACAGGGCAGTACTTACGCGAAGAAGTATTCCAGTTTCGCGCATCGGGATATGCATTCAACCTTGGACTCACATCCACTTTTTTGGATGATAAGATTCGTGCTGCCGTTGCTGTAAAAAACCTTGGAAATATGGACAGTCTGGACGAAGAATCCACCTCTCTTCCTTCTTCTTTAAATGTAGGAGCTTCCGCCAGCCTGATTCAATTTTCCACCCCGGGAGAAAATGACCTGCCTGTTTTGTTAAGCATAATAGCTGATTGGAGTCAACCGATTAAGGAGAACCCAAGCAGCGATTTTATTGAAAATAATGAAGATGAAGGTTATTTCAGTCTTGCAATGGACGTAAATATCGGAGATCTTTTGTTTGTTCAGGGCGGTTATCGCTGGGGACCTACTGAGCGTCCTTTTAGCGTTGGACTTGGTTTGGCCATCGAATCCGTCAGAGTGAATTATGCATTGGTTCCCTTTTCAACCGGGTTCGGAACTGTGCACTCATTCGGAGTTCAATACTATTTTTGA